One Gigantopelta aegis isolate Gae_Host chromosome 1, Gae_host_genome, whole genome shotgun sequence genomic region harbors:
- the LOC121368018 gene encoding monocarboxylate transporter 12-like: MTDLATDKYGWVVVAASFCCMFLNAGINYAAGVLHIGLVESYPEDEHLVVWLSSLFGAMFALSGPVCSLVINFYDCRTCAVAAGVLGMLGFAISYFVTSISWLFVTYGLTVGLGHGLSYSASTVILGYYFSKDTALAVGIVMTGVGLAMFVHPPVTSLLMTSYGLHRTFLILGGITFQSCVFGMLMRPSKYERGRHLVLLSGRDRRQTVLQIICGGDVTQFGAITRNIPFVFLLVSVLTFSMALMPVYLFLPDYFVHSGASHQVASFTVSMSGIGSVMSRIVTGFAANDPQIGCVLLLAGLVGVSGVVTACISLFSTTVPGQLTFGFLFGLYSGGVWVVLVPAVIRILGVELLSIGYGLVMLAVGIGCLVGPSLSGN, from the exons ATGACTGATTTGGCCACTGACAAATACGGCTGGGTCGTCGTGGCAGCGTCCTTTTGTTGTATGTTCCTAAACGCGGGGATCAACTATGCGGCTGGGGTGCTCCATATAGGATTGGTGGAATCATACCCGGAAGACGAGCATCTAGTCGTATGGCTTAGCTCTCTCTTCGGCGCTATGTTCGCTCTCAGTG GTCCTGTTTGCAGCCTCGTTATCAACTTTTATGATTGTCGGACATGCGCAGTAGCCGCAGGTGTGCTTGGAATGCTGGGATTCGCAATCAGCTACTTTGTGACCAGTATTTCATGGCTTTTTGTGACATACGGCCTCACTGTTg GTCTGGGACACGGTCTGTCATACTCTGCCTCCACTGTCATTCTCGGATACTACTTCTCCAAGGACACAGCTTTGGCCGTCGGCATTGTAATGACCGGTGTTGGACTTGCAATGTTTGTCCACCCGCCTGTGACCAGTCTACTGATGACGTCATATGGACTTCACAGGACATTCCTTATCTTGGGAGGAATCACCTTCCAAAGCTGTGTTTTTGGGATGTTAATGCGGCCATCGAAATACGAACGTGGCCGCCATCTTGTATTACTGAGCGGCCGTGACAGAAGGCAAACTGTTTTACAGATCATCTGCGGCGGTGACGTCACTCAATTTGGAGCAATCACAAGAAACATTCCGTTCGTTTTTTTACTCGTCAGCGTCCTAACATTCTCCATGGCGCTGATGCCAGTGTACCTTTTTCTTCCGGACTATTTTGTTCACAGTGGAGCGTCACACCAAGTCGCGTCGTTCACCGTCTCCATGTCTGGAATAGGGTCAGTGATGTCTAGAATTGTGACTGGTTTCGCTGCCAATGACCCGCAGATCGGGTGTGTTCTGTTGCTGGCCGGTCTGGTCGGGGTCAGCGGCGTGGTCACTGCCTGCATCAGCCTTTTCAGTACCACGGTTCCGGGTCAACTTACATTCGGCTTCCTGTTTGGATTGTACTCTGGCGGCGTCTGGGTGGTGTTGGTGCCGGCTGTTATCAGAATCCTCGGCGTGGAGCTGCTGTCTATCGGATACGGATTGGTGATGCTGGCTGTAGGCATCGGCTGTCTTGTGGGTCCGTCACTGTCAGGTAATTAG